The nucleotide sequence TACGGTTTAAAGCAAAACGAATTTATCAGAATCGAGAAGTCTTCGACCAACTGCAAAATAGTATCCTTTCTTAAGTAAACCCTATATTCATGCCTGGTTGGCTTGAacctaatattattttatttgaccTATGTTAAAGTTGGTCATAACATCACTTCCTTTAAATATCTTTTTTTCAAATAGAAAtacttttgaaatttttattatgCATTGTATACAAAACCCTTGAAAAATAATATCAcaataaaaagaattaaaaataataaaaaataataaattaatttaaaaatgatatACAATTCTATATTATCTCTTTATCAAGTAAAACAACTTTAATTAGAGTTTTTTGTGTATATATTTCAAATTATTTCACCTTCCATAATCGAATTATTCTAACTTTAAGTTTTCAAATTGTATATCCAAATGTTTTCTTGagatttttattaaaatcatacttgtaaaaaaataaaaataaaataaaagaacaaaataatataagtaaaaagttaattaaaaaattatatttaacatTATATTAAACATAACGTTAGAACATAANNNNNNNNNNNNNNNNNNNNNNNNNNNNNNNNNNNNNNNNNNNNNNNNNNNNNNNNNNNNNNNNNNNNNNNNNNNNNNNNNNNNNNNNNNNNNNNNAACTGACAAAATATGAACCTAATTGACCTCTGTATGAAAGCATTTAACTGATGGTTGGTTTGGGggaaaatttcattaaaaaatttagaattgatGTAATTTGTGGTAGGCTGGTAGCTTTTAATCCaagttgatattttttttttcacaataaTTACAATATCATATATAAACGCAAGTATAAAGCAAAAAGAATCCACCTTACCTATTTATAAACATATTCAGCAATGTTGAAAAGGCATTTAAAAAGCCTTCTAAAAGAAAAGCCTAGTGGGATAAAACTAATAGGAAAAAGAGAATTCATTATCTAACTaagtaaataataatataaattaagAAAACATAGCNNNNNNNNNNNNNNNNNNNNNNNNNNNNNNNNNNNNNNNNNNNNNNNNNNNNNNNNNTTTTTTTGAGtgtgtttttacttttttttttttagtttagatTCAAGTTTATTTTGAGAGATACAAAAGATAAAAAGAGTAGTATATACTAAATCCATTTAATATTTATTTGAGTGTTTTGATTTCGAAAATATATTAGATTAGAGTgcatttagttttctcttaactAGGTTGGATTAGCATTTAGGTGATTTATTAAGTTTGAGATAATTTAGATGAGTTACAAGAGTGTGAGTCTCTTAAAATTGGTAATTGTAATCTATTTTAGTTATTATAGTGTAAATTTTACTATTATTATATATAGTAGAGACTAGACGTAGATTATATTACACTTTGTTGTCGAGCTAGAATATATTAAGGCCTCATTcttctctttttgtattttttgtattttttgttttactaatcaagagaaaaaattataaataatctcctaaaaacaaaattttacatAACttatttattcaaatttaaattgattCAATTCCCTCCTTCTCAATTTATATGAAAATCTTCACTACAGCAGATACAGCAGAAGTGAGTTCAGCGGCGGTTTCTAGCAACCGCTGGTATAACCGCCGCTAAATACGTATTTCGCAGCAGGTGTTGAAAAAACCGCCGCAAAACCTGTTTGCCACGATTGGCATTTTGTTTATCAGCGGTTCTAAAACCGCCGCCAATCAACTCAATTTTTGTAATTTGGAATGAATTTTGCGGCTCTGTTAAAACCGCCGCAGTATAGGACGGGTTGTCTACATATTTGCAGGCAGTTGCAAACCGCCGCAATCTCCGATACGAGTGTCCTATTTTTTTTAGACTTTTTGGCGGTTTAAAACCGTCGCCaagttaagaaaaaaaaatagaaacgcAGAATTTGGGTTTTCATAAATAAAATCACATAAAATTTTCTTAAATATTATCAAGTTTTGTTCCTtggatttctaattattttagaaGTGATTATATTCATGGATAGAATCTAAACTTGtaacaaaatcagaaaaatatccACAAACCAAAATGTATTTATCAAAATATCAACAAAATATAATCTCTTGCTAAGAGTTGTGTAGTCTACTTAAAAAAAAGTATGCATCAATCCAAAATAATTACTGTATCATTCCATTGAACACATCCCTGCAGCAAGCTCTGGTGGCAGCTCCTCACCTTGCCGTTAAAAAAGATAAATCAAAGCACTCTCCATTACCTTTATCCTTTTCTTGTCTGCTGCTGCTTCATCTTCCATCgccttccttttcaatttctcGGCTTCTAGTTCTGTCTGTAGTTCATTCAGCTTCCTTTGCGTTTCCTCTACTTGGACTCTGTTTACTAACGGTTGCAAATTTGTACCaaagagttgactaggatttgGTCCAAAACCCACTCCAAGCACTCTACCCGGTTTCTCTCTTCCAAAAACCTGAGCAATGGAATCATTTTGGGACAACTCTCTGGAGGACTCATCTTATTGCTCAATCTCTAGAAGTCTTTCCTACAGACATAAAACAACAATATGAAACAAATTCAAGTACATTCAACTTAATTAAACTTAAACTGAGTTTATATTTGAGGCACACGATAAGCATAAGCATGCATAGGGATTGGATTCCAGTTCTGTCACAAAATCAATATGAGCAACCACAAGACACTCAAGTACGCTATCGTTTTCATCATTCAGAACTCCCAGGATTCCAAGACTTTTACTGTTCTTACTCTATTACTAAACTTGGATTACAAAATTCTACTGTTCTCGCTATATTACAACTTCTACTAAACTTAATACCTATTACACGCTCTCAGAATATCGCTCATTTAAGTAAATgtataaatacataaataaataaacaaataaaatggGCAAAGAAATAAATCGATACTAGTATTCTAGTAATTTTGACTAATTGCTCCTAATCATGTGTTACGTATTTATTTTGAAACAACTAATTAGAGCTGTTAAAACATCATTATTCATAAAGCAATTAACAAAATTTCTGCCCAAATAAAGAACCTTTTCGGTCATACAGATATTTTGTAAATTAATTAACTCCTTCACATGTAACAATTTTATTTGTAGACATTGAAAGAAAAGAAACCCACAACTTATTTTCAGCCCAGCACACAAGGAATGGGCAACCAAAAAGCAGCAATGAACCATGGATGCATTAGAAATCATAATTTTGATGACTAATCATATGAAGTTGTACTTACAACAATTTCTCTTGCCTCATCATTAATATAAGAGCCATCCCTTCTTTTGTGAACCTTGATCCACAACTCTCCTCTACCAATTATCCTTCCCTCTTGTTCTGACTGAAATAACAAAGTTCAATCCATCACCGATAACCACGCAATTAGGGAGAATGTAGACACAAAGATAGTCCAAGGATTGAATTAAGCAGAGCAGTACAAAATCATAGAGTGAATAAAAAATTACACTACCTCTTCTTCCCTCCGCCGAGCCAGGCTTTTCGAACCGCCAGTGTGGGTATACATCTGTTTTGATCGATTTACCGCATTTTCCTGCACTTCTCCTGTTGGTCCATCAGAGATAAACGGGGATTAGAAACTGTTTTATAAAAGACACAATGCAAAGGTGATTGTACTATATTATACtaatataaataacatttttacCTTCGTCTTAGGTTTGGCGCGATAATCAAGATACCATCTCCAGTGGTCTCGATCAATTCCCGGCAGACGGTTCTCGATATTTTCTTCAGTCAACAAAGTTGGCTCGTAGTAATCATCATACAATCTCAGCCTTGTATCTTTCCAGGACTTCCCCatacttttcaaaatattttttcttattattcCTTCACTATCTTCTTCAAACTGAAAGATTTGCTGCATGAATGACACGATTCGTTAAAAATATTTGCTGGAATACTCCTTGGTCAGGGAGCTGGTCAAAGGTAGCCATACATTACAAACACATCTTTTAGCAATAAAGAATAAATCGAAGAAGCTGCACCAACTGACGTGAACccaaaaaaatagagtaaaagaTGTCTATTGACTGAAATATAATACTAATTTAAAAAACGCACAAAGAACCGAAATTTGTATAATGTCATTAACAGCAATCCATAAGCCAACATGTTAAAAAAAAATGCCAACCCATATCTTAAGAGTACACACAAGTTTGTGAATTAAAAGGGTGCATTCATGAACACTTCATATACAAACACATTGTGTTATAGTTAGGTTATTTATAACTAAAGAATAAATTACTATTCCTAAAAAAATCATTTCTGATCATGAATAAGCAGATCTAACTTGGATCGGATATAAACTCTTACCTTGACACATTTATTATAGACTTTGTCTTTAGTGGTAACGTGACGCCAACTTTCCTCACAGATAGGAAATTTTCCGTAGTCAGACCCCAGCATACCAAGAACGCCACTCAACAGTCCAGCTTCGTCTCCAACTGGCTGCTTTTCATTGTTGAACCTAAGCATGATCCTTCTACCATTGGGCCGTTCCATAGCCTCCCTCACACTCACTTTAGCCGGCTTGATTATGCCATCGGAATCTACAAGCCAATTATAAACCTTTATATATGTCTCCGTTGTAGACCGTTTGCacgaagaaaaataaataacacataCTCTAGCGTAAATTGAGCAGGTTAAATCTAATAGATAGTTACCGATGGTCTTAACCGTCCAATACTCTGTGGTCTTCCGTCCTCTGCGATTCTGAGCTCTAGAAGCAGCAAAGCGGTCATCAACTTCTTGATCAATAGAATCCGCCTCATGAGCATTTTCGTCCAAGTCTACGTGTCCCAGCTCTGAGTTCTGACTGCTATAAATGCGCGTCTGTGGAGCAGGCCTTGGTTCACTACGCGGTGGACAGAACGGGCGTACGGTTGTTTGGACACTACCACAGCTTGCTGGGGGAATTTTAGAGTCATCTTGGTGGAGAGCCGAAGTCGGAGACGGGGCCGGAGCCGGTGCCTTTTGAGACTGCTGGCATGCTGGTCCTGATCTAGCTTTTTTTGTAAACTGGCCTTTCCTAGCCATCTTAAATTCATAATAACATGATGCAGGCAAAAAATCATCACATTAACTCCAACAACACATAATGCGGgtaatttttgttattatataCTAGAACCCAAAAAAATTACTTGTATCCAATGCGATGAGTTACTCAGCACAAGACATGGTTATAAGCTAGAATAATCAAATTGTTCTTTATAAGCGAGGTTCATCATTACAAAAGCAAAACATGAAACTTTAAGGCCAAGAAGAAGTAATAGCACCAAGTGAaaccaaaataaacaaaatataaagCCTAGTAAACAAAAGCACAATGGACAGGATTATATTGTGCTTACACCCAATACTTGCAAAACCAAACTGATATAGCTAGTGTCTTCAATGTGTGGAATTTCGTGTCGCAACAGAAAAGAAGATGCTCAAACTATAACTGTGTGTTAGAATTCGATTTTTATGTATCGAATAAAAATTCCAAAGTCCTCTGCCTTGCATTATTGTTGCACCTTTTGTTTCCATTTTTGATATTTATTAGCACtttttattctagttagacaCAGAGGAAAAAATGCTTCAAAACTTTCGGTGATGGAACCATTCTTTGGGCCCATTCTATGGGAACATATTGGCAATCTCGCTCGGCGGAGCATCGCTCGACCAGTCGTCAACGCGCGTCGGTCGATTGATCCTAGTCTCGACGTTATCTAAGTATCTTGAACAGAATGTGAGAATCTCCTCGGATAGGTAGCCCTCGGCTATCGATCCTTCCGGTTGTGCCCTGTTACGCACGTACTGCTTGAGACGACATAGGTACCTTCGAGAATGTAACATATAAATTACTAGGTGACGGATTTCCTAATAAAACAGGC is from Arachis ipaensis cultivar K30076 chromosome B01, Araip1.1, whole genome shotgun sequence and encodes:
- the LOC107612955 gene encoding uncharacterized protein LOC107612955, whose protein sequence is MARKGQFTKKARSGPACQQSQKAPAPAPSPTSALHQDDSKIPPASCGSVQTTVRPFCPPRSEPRPAPQTRIYSSQNSELGHVDLDENAHEADSIDQEVDDRFAASRAQNRRGRKTTEYWTVKTIDSDGIIKPAKVSVREAMERPNGRRIMLRFNNEKQPVGDEAGLLSGVLGMLGSDYGKFPICEESWRHVTTKDKVYNKCVKQIFQFEEDSEGIIRKNILKSMGKSWKDTRLRLYDDYYEPTLLTEENIENRLPGIDRDHWRWYLDYRAKPKTKEKCRKMR